Proteins encoded in a region of the Bacteroidales bacterium genome:
- a CDS encoding AGE family epimerase/isomerase, with translation MSDLYSYVHLYRGELLDRVIPFWMSQSPDEKFGGYFTCLDRKGEVFDTDKFMWLQGRQVWFFSMIYNEIEKKQEWLDMALLGARFMQKYGMDESGNWYFSLTRDGKPLIQPYNIFSDCFAAMGFGELYKATGNDEYKKIALSTFQSIKKRSGNPKGIYNKTYPGTRPLKGFSLPMILCNLSLILEDVVGTSEVNDMVHPLIDEILNTFYQKDSGLILENVAPDGTFVDCFEGRCINPGHINESTWFMMDIAERYHNQELAGKSVEILLRSIEYGWDKQYGGIFYFKDIKNHPPQQLEWDQKLWWVHIETLIATLKGYRLTGNEQCLSWFLKLHEYTWEHFRDNDYPEWYGYLNRQGAPLLTLKGGKWKGCFHVPRGLYQIWKTLESIEKQGSEKHKEMSHIS, from the coding sequence TTATAGGGGGGAGTTGTTGGATCGGGTAATTCCTTTTTGGATGTCTCAATCACCTGATGAAAAATTCGGAGGTTATTTCACATGCCTTGACCGTAAGGGCGAGGTGTTCGATACCGATAAATTTATGTGGTTACAAGGACGGCAGGTATGGTTCTTTTCTATGATTTATAACGAAATAGAAAAGAAACAGGAATGGCTGGATATGGCTCTTCTGGGCGCACGGTTCATGCAAAAATATGGAATGGACGAATCAGGGAACTGGTATTTTTCATTGACCAGGGATGGGAAACCGTTGATACAACCCTATAATATTTTTTCGGATTGTTTTGCGGCCATGGGTTTCGGCGAATTATACAAGGCTACAGGAAACGACGAGTACAAAAAAATAGCCCTGTCTACTTTTCAATCCATAAAAAAACGTTCCGGGAATCCTAAAGGCATCTATAATAAAACCTATCCGGGAACACGTCCTTTAAAGGGTTTTTCTTTACCGATGATCCTCTGTAATTTATCCCTGATCCTTGAAGATGTCGTAGGAACTTCTGAAGTAAACGATATGGTGCATCCGTTAATCGATGAAATACTGAATACTTTCTACCAGAAAGATTCCGGGCTGATCCTGGAAAATGTGGCGCCGGACGGCACTTTTGTCGATTGCTTCGAGGGCAGATGCATTAATCCGGGACATATCAATGAATCTACCTGGTTCATGATGGATATAGCAGAAAGATACCATAATCAGGAATTGGCCGGAAAATCAGTGGAAATTTTACTTCGTTCCATTGAGTACGGATGGGATAAGCAATATGGCGGAATTTTTTATTTTAAAGACATCAAAAATCATCCTCCGCAACAACTGGAATGGGATCAGAAACTCTGGTGGGTACATATCGAGACTTTGATAGCCACATTGAAAGGATACAGGCTTACCGGGAATGAGCAATGTCTCTCCTGGTTTCTGAAACTGCATGAGTATACCTGGGAGCATTTCCGGGATAACGATTATCCGGAATGGTACGGTTACCTGAATCGCCAGGGGGCACCGCTTCTGACCCTGAAAGGCGGTAAATGGAAAGGCTGCTTCCATGTTCCGAGGGGACTTTATCAGATATGGAAGACCTTAGAGTCAATTGAGAAGCAAGGGAGTGAAAAACATAAAGAAATGTCGCATATAAGTTGA
- a CDS encoding TonB-dependent receptor, with product MKKLPCILNLNFSGWLVFVVLFLSQQSFNVLKAQSVQQQIRVTGKVHDNNGEPLPGASIVIEGTTRGVTTDLDGSYFIDARPLDKLVFSFVGFEPQSIAVGDQTSINVMLQEKRDQLEEVTIVGYGSQRKESVIGAITSVSVNELRMPVGKVSTSLAGQMAGVVAVQRSGEPGAGADFWIRGVSTFGTNNKPLILVDGIERDLDLVDTEDIETFSILKDATATAVYGVRGANGVVLITTRRGKEGKPVVTARAEFGILSPTKMPKMANAEQYMDLYNDVYREINGVDFYTPELRAKYLSGEDPDLYPNVDWLGVIYKDVATSQRVNVNVTGGSTNIRYYVAGSYYNENGIYDADKGDYNPSMRWSKYNFRSNVDIDLSKSTVLNLNLSTQFDIKNRPNSKSGGVDQLWIYSYLTIPIAIPPIYSDGTIARPMSAGTNPYNTLNKTGYVQEFNNNAQTLVGLTQDFSDLITPGLKANVKFSWDVVNYSLVSRVLSPSTYYATGRDADGNLIFHKNNDGSDYLTFSRSNTGSRTMYVEASITYDRVFAEKHRVGGLFLFNLRENVNNVPSDYTTSIPYRNLGIAGRATYSYMDKYFIEGNFGYNGSENFAPGHQFGFFPSIAVGYLISNEQFFEPIRSTINLLKLKGSHGKIGNDKIGGGKRFAFNSDMNGSAAGWQFGQSGQTSLTGIATGYPGNPDVEWEQSIKTNIGIEIGLYNQFKLQADYFYEKRENIFLLQESVPSVVGANVNPYLNLGRMKNQGVDLALEYNKQFNEFFISVRANFTYNRNRKLYDDKPTPLMKYQELAGRPLYQQFGLVALGYFESEEDIANSPVQGFGTVRPGDVKFRDINGDGMVNALDQIAIGYTHVPEFNYGFGASAMWKGFDLSLFFQGVGNVTGFLDGSPINGFEQNAVMGGVFADIADKRWREQNPDPNAEYPRMALSTNQNNKQLGTHKQRNMSFMRLKNAELGYTLPKQISSKIKLSTVRFYLQGVNLLTFAKFDLWDPEINNSQGSVYPNMRIVNLGVNLNF from the coding sequence ATGAAAAAATTGCCGTGCATTTTAAATTTGAACTTTTCCGGATGGTTGGTCTTTGTTGTTTTGTTTTTATCGCAACAATCTTTTAATGTATTGAAAGCTCAATCTGTTCAACAACAAATAAGAGTTACCGGGAAAGTACATGACAACAATGGGGAGCCTTTACCGGGAGCCAGTATTGTAATTGAAGGAACAACCAGAGGTGTAACAACCGACCTTGACGGTTCATATTTTATTGATGCCCGTCCTCTGGATAAACTTGTATTTTCTTTTGTGGGCTTTGAGCCCCAGTCTATTGCCGTAGGAGATCAGACTTCTATAAATGTCATGCTGCAGGAAAAGCGTGACCAGTTGGAAGAAGTGACAATTGTCGGATATGGTAGCCAAAGAAAGGAAAGTGTAATTGGTGCCATTACTTCGGTTTCGGTCAATGAACTAAGAATGCCAGTTGGTAAAGTGAGTACCAGCCTTGCCGGACAAATGGCCGGAGTGGTGGCGGTTCAACGGTCGGGAGAGCCTGGCGCGGGTGCTGACTTTTGGATTCGTGGGGTAAGCACCTTCGGTACCAACAACAAACCTCTTATTCTGGTAGATGGAATAGAACGTGATCTGGATTTGGTAGATACCGAAGATATTGAAACTTTTTCCATTCTGAAGGATGCCACAGCCACGGCAGTATATGGAGTTAGAGGTGCCAACGGGGTGGTTTTAATTACTACCCGTCGCGGGAAAGAAGGAAAACCTGTTGTAACAGCCCGGGCAGAATTCGGGATATTATCACCCACAAAAATGCCCAAAATGGCAAATGCTGAACAATACATGGACCTTTATAATGATGTATATCGTGAGATAAACGGAGTAGACTTTTACACTCCGGAACTTCGGGCAAAATATTTGAGTGGAGAAGACCCTGATCTGTATCCGAATGTAGATTGGTTAGGTGTTATATATAAAGATGTAGCAACCAGTCAGCGTGTTAACGTGAATGTAACGGGTGGAAGTACAAATATAAGGTATTATGTAGCTGGTTCATATTATAATGAAAACGGTATTTATGATGCTGATAAGGGTGATTATAATCCTTCTATGAGATGGAGTAAATATAATTTCCGTTCAAATGTAGATATTGATTTAAGTAAAAGTACTGTTCTGAATCTGAATTTATCTACTCAGTTTGATATAAAGAACAGGCCTAATTCAAAATCAGGAGGTGTGGATCAGTTGTGGATATATTCTTACCTGACTATTCCCATTGCTATTCCACCGATATATTCGGATGGAACAATTGCAAGACCAATGTCTGCCGGGACCAATCCATACAATACTTTAAATAAAACCGGATATGTACAGGAATTTAACAATAATGCCCAAACACTTGTAGGATTAACCCAGGATTTTTCAGACCTGATCACACCCGGGTTAAAGGCGAATGTTAAATTTTCATGGGACGTAGTCAATTATTCATTAGTGAGTAGGGTACTTAGCCCATCTACATATTATGCAACGGGCAGGGATGCTGATGGTAATCTGATTTTTCACAAGAATAATGATGGCAGTGATTATTTGACTTTCTCAAGAAGCAATACAGGCAGCCGGACTATGTATGTGGAAGCATCCATTACATACGACAGGGTCTTTGCTGAAAAACACAGGGTAGGGGGATTATTCTTATTTAATTTAAGGGAAAATGTCAATAATGTACCATCGGATTATACGACTTCCATTCCCTATCGTAATCTGGGTATTGCAGGTCGGGCCACTTATTCGTATATGGATAAATATTTTATCGAAGGAAACTTCGGGTACAATGGTTCGGAGAATTTTGCACCCGGTCATCAATTTGGTTTCTTCCCATCGATTGCGGTAGGTTATCTGATTAGTAACGAACAGTTTTTTGAACCAATCAGGTCGACGATTAACTTGTTGAAATTGAAAGGATCACATGGTAAAATCGGAAATGATAAAATCGGAGGAGGAAAAAGATTCGCATTTAACTCGGATATGAACGGCTCTGCTGCCGGATGGCAATTCGGACAATCGGGACAAACCAGTTTGACCGGGATTGCAACGGGGTATCCGGGTAATCCGGACGTGGAATGGGAACAATCCATCAAAACAAATATAGGTATTGAAATAGGCTTATATAATCAATTTAAATTACAGGCAGATTATTTTTATGAAAAGAGAGAAAATATCTTTCTTTTACAGGAAAGTGTGCCTTCAGTAGTAGGAGCAAATGTAAATCCATATCTGAACCTTGGAAGGATGAAAAATCAGGGAGTTGATCTGGCGTTGGAATACAACAAACAGTTCAACGAATTTTTTATCTCGGTAAGGGCAAATTTCACTTATAACCGGAACAGGAAACTATATGATGACAAACCTACTCCTTTGATGAAATATCAGGAGCTGGCCGGAAGACCTCTTTATCAGCAATTCGGCTTAGTTGCCCTGGGATATTTCGAATCGGAAGAAGACATTGCCAACAGCCCCGTACAAGGGTTTGGGACTGTCCGCCCAGGAGATGTTAAATTCAGGGATATTAACGGGGATGGAATGGTAAATGCATTAGACCAGATTGCTATCGGATATACCCATGTCCCTGAATTTAATTACGGGTTTGGTGCAAGTGCCATGTGGAAAGGATTCGACCTATCTTTATTTTTCCAAGGTGTAGGAAATGTTACCGGATTCCTGGACGGTTCACCTATCAACGGATTCGAACAAAATGCCGTGATGGGAGGTGTGTTTGCTGATATCGCCGATAAAAGATGGCGGGAACAAAATCCGGATCCTAATGCTGAATATCCGCGTATGGCTCTATCTACAAATCAGAACAACAAGCAATTGGGGACACATAAACAGCGGAATATGAGTTTTATGCGATTAAAGAATGCAGAACTTGGATATACCCTGCCCAAGCAAATCTCAAGCAAGATCAAATTATCCACAGTGAGATTTTACCTGCAGGGAGTGAATTTGTTGACATTTGCTAAATTCGATCTATGGGATCCTGAAATCAATAATTCTCAAGGTTCTGTGTATCCCAACATGCGAATCGTAAATTTGGGCGTTAATCTTAATTTTTAA
- a CDS encoding RagB/SusD family nutrient uptake outer membrane protein, translating into MKRFHIITLLILCVVSFSCEKYLEPELEKQLTIEETFSKRTTTERYLAHVYSFLPKDYHAVSTWGFDRVTSAVSRSDESYFSWVSGLTYLNYNDGSWNPTTSAFHTWSWYYQGINQSTVFMNNVYDCPELELSDKEIMYAEARFLRAFYYFLLIQQYGPVYIWKDMDPDIKLKGENVDRHSLDACIEYVVNEFNEAEALLRKNERFEIAEEKWYGRVTVGAVAAAKSRFLLYMARPLFNGCKWYVGMKNYYGDYLFPQTEDLSKWDKAADAAWEVIKLAEERSLYRLCQNTTEGNTLKKAIKSYQSIYFDKWNKELIFAFWQGSGFDWNVRSAPPIVLKEGYGGYAPSLKLVDTYPMALSGRFPITGYREDGSPVIDTQSGYVEDGFTNSFVHPADDVTSPDSLPVHNSCIGRDARFYASIFFNGMAWIYNAKSSPKWVTFHSKGTSPYGNTSGDFVKVGYLFRRMSNPENNTESGSWGNFSWPFFRLAEFYLNYAEACNEKTNRNETEGLRYWNLVRERAGLNKIEVAYPEIKGNKELFRQLLQKERMIELAFENHRYYDIRTWMIASEESNGKRYGRDLTATNYKDSWKRTDAICTPIVCLPKHHLFPIHQDQLSEMVNMTQNYGW; encoded by the coding sequence ATGAAACGTTTTCATATAATCACTTTACTTATACTTTGTGTTGTTTCTTTTTCCTGTGAAAAATACTTGGAACCGGAACTGGAAAAGCAACTGACCATAGAAGAAACGTTCAGTAAAAGGACAACTACCGAACGCTATCTGGCACATGTTTATTCTTTTCTTCCGAAAGATTACCATGCAGTGTCAACATGGGGATTTGACCGTGTAACCAGTGCTGTTTCACGATCAGATGAATCTTATTTTTCATGGGTATCGGGTTTGACGTACCTGAACTATAATGATGGTTCCTGGAATCCCACCACTTCGGCATTTCACACCTGGAGCTGGTATTACCAGGGAATTAATCAGTCTACGGTATTCATGAATAATGTATATGATTGTCCTGAATTGGAATTGAGTGATAAAGAGATAATGTATGCAGAAGCTCGTTTTCTGAGGGCTTTTTATTATTTTCTCCTGATACAACAATATGGACCTGTATATATCTGGAAAGATATGGATCCCGATATCAAACTGAAAGGGGAAAACGTAGACAGGCATTCGCTGGATGCGTGTATTGAGTATGTTGTGAATGAGTTCAATGAAGCAGAGGCTTTGTTACGTAAAAATGAAAGATTTGAAATCGCGGAAGAAAAATGGTATGGTAGGGTTACGGTTGGAGCAGTAGCAGCAGCAAAATCAAGATTCCTGTTATATATGGCCCGTCCTCTTTTTAATGGATGTAAATGGTATGTGGGAATGAAAAATTATTATGGAGATTATCTGTTTCCCCAGACTGAAGATCTTTCTAAATGGGATAAAGCAGCCGATGCTGCCTGGGAAGTGATCAAACTGGCCGAGGAAAGAAGCCTTTATCGTTTGTGTCAGAATACAACAGAAGGCAATACATTGAAAAAAGCAATAAAATCTTACCAAAGCATCTATTTCGATAAATGGAATAAAGAGTTGATTTTTGCTTTTTGGCAAGGAAGCGGTTTTGACTGGAATGTGCGTAGTGCTCCTCCAATAGTTCTGAAAGAAGGGTATGGGGGTTATGCTCCTTCGTTAAAACTGGTGGATACCTATCCGATGGCCTTATCAGGCAGATTCCCTATTACAGGGTACAGAGAGGATGGTTCCCCAGTTATTGACACACAGTCAGGTTATGTAGAAGATGGGTTTACCAATTCGTTTGTCCATCCTGCAGATGATGTTACATCTCCTGATTCGCTTCCGGTTCATAACAGTTGCATAGGCAGGGATGCACGTTTCTATGCTTCTATCTTTTTTAATGGCATGGCATGGATATATAACGCAAAAAGTAGTCCTAAATGGGTGACTTTCCACAGCAAAGGAACATCTCCCTATGGAAATACTTCCGGTGACTTTGTGAAAGTAGGATATCTGTTCCGGCGGATGAGTAATCCTGAAAACAATACCGAATCGGGAAGCTGGGGTAATTTCAGCTGGCCTTTTTTCCGGTTGGCGGAATTCTATCTCAATTATGCCGAGGCCTGTAATGAAAAAACAAATAGAAATGAAACAGAAGGGCTTAGATATTGGAACCTGGTAAGGGAACGTGCAGGATTGAATAAAATTGAAGTAGCTTACCCGGAAATCAAAGGGAACAAAGAATTGTTCCGGCAATTATTGCAGAAAGAACGGATGATAGAGCTGGCCTTTGAAAACCATCGTTATTATGATATCCGCACATGGATGATCGCATCGGAAGAAAGTAACGGGAAACGTTATGGGAGGGATCTTACGGCCACTAATTACAAGGATTCGTGGAAACGTACGGACGCCATCTGTACACCTATTGTATGCTTGCCGAAACATCACCTCTTCCCGATTCATCAGGATCAGTTGAGCGAGATGGTGAATATGACACAAAATTATGGATGGTAA